One window of Arvicola amphibius chromosome 6, mArvAmp1.2, whole genome shotgun sequence genomic DNA carries:
- the Tex48 gene encoding testis-expressed protein 48 has protein sequence MSLKEGFWVGGTARAVKHLPWKLKDLSLNPRTLIKSGAWQATYQNLASKIFCLCCQDCEEAVIESSKAPSQTQGNRPPSYSLQSQKNELNKPNLKYTNAQFPTGQEKRFSSSSSEFEELTAYNIQTGYPKKNLNRYCQEHWAFQPCLIGRP, from the exons atgtcCTTAAAAGAGGGCTTCTGGGTTGGGGGGACGGCTCGggcagtaaagcacttgccatggaAGCTTaaggacctgagtctgaaccCCAGAACCCTCATAAAAAGCGGAGCATGGCAAG CAACCTACCAAAACCTGGCCTCGAAGATATTCTGTTTATGCTGCCAGGACTGTGAGGAAGCCGTCATCGAGAGCTCCAAGGCTCCCAGTCAAACCCAAGGGAACAGGCCACCATCCTACA GTTTGCAGTCTCAGAAGAATGAGTTAAACAAACCAAATCTCAAGTACACTAATGCACAGTTCCCCACTGGTCAAGAAAAGAGATTCTCTTCCAGCAGCAGCGAGTTTGAAG agctGACTGCATACAACATACAAACAGGATAccctaaaaaaaatctaaaccgCTACTGCCAGGAACACTGGGCCTTCCAGCCGTGCCTCATCGGGAGACCCTGA